In Raphanus sativus cultivar WK10039 chromosome 5, ASM80110v3, whole genome shotgun sequence, the following proteins share a genomic window:
- the LOC108857139 gene encoding glutathione S-transferase U18: MVTGDVKLIGSWASVFVMRARIALNLKSISYEFLQETYGTKSELLLKSNPVHKKMPVLIHADKPVCESNIIVQYIDEAWSSYGPSILPSQPYDRAIARFWAAYVDDKWFIALRSILTARGEEEKKAAIAEVEERTDHLEKAFIDCSNGKPFFNGDHIGYLDIALGSFLGWWRVVELDANHILLDETKTPSLFKWAERFCNDPAVKPLMPETTKLAEFARKLFPKPQA, encoded by the exons ATGGTGACCGGCGACGTAAAGCTGATTGGCTCATGGGCGAGTGTGTTCGTCATGAGGGCGAGGATAGCTCTCAACCTCAAATCTATTAGCTACGAGTTTCTCCAGGAGACATACGGCACTAAGAGCGAATTGCTCCTTAAATCAAACCCGGTTCACAAGAAGATGCCGGTTCTGATTCACGCTGACAAACCGGTGTGTGAGTCCAACATCATCGTTCAGTACATCGACGAGGCTTGGAGCTCATATGGACCCTCCATCCTCCCTTCTCAGCCCTATGACAGAGCCATCGCTCGGTTCTGGGCCGCCTACGTCGATGATAAG TGGTTTATTGCTCTGAGAAGTATCCTAACCGCtcgaggagaagaggagaagaaagcagCCATAGCTGAAGTCGAAGAAAGGACTGACCATTTGGAGAAAGCGTTCATCGATTGCAGCAATGGGAAGCCATTCTTCAACGGTGACCATATCGGTTACCTAGACATTGCCCTAGGGAGCTTCTTGGGTTGGTGGAGAGTCGTGGAGTTAGACGCCAACCATATACTTCTTGACGAGACCAAGACTCCTTCTCTGTTCAAATGGGCAGAGCGGTTCTGTAATGACCCTGCTGTGAAGCCTCTCATGCCGGAGACTACAAAGCTAGCTGAATTCGCGAGGAAACTCTTTCCCAAACCGCAAGCTTGA
- the LOC130512320 gene encoding uncharacterized protein LOC130512320, whose product MDVDAKNRPAYLKVLHWFHVADQSRTKGPRPYVLKLPKLDDPEWAKNATPITPAQKRNLFSKLRSSETTCDDLLREMEDQGFRITKADLNRWMKLLEKQGQTEKVLEIRCFMNWKRLGLYYSRMRTPL is encoded by the exons ATGGACGTTGATGCCAAAAACCGCCCTGCCTACTTGAAGGTCTTGCATTGGTTCCACGTTGCAGACCAGAGTCGGACTAAAGGGCCAAGACCATATGTTCTTAAGCTCCCTAAACTTGATGATCCTGAATGGGCTAAGAATGCTACTCCTATTACTCCTGCTCAAAAAAGAAATCTTTTTTCCAAGCTCAGATCCTCTGAAACCACCTGTGACGACCTTTTGAGAGAGATGGAGGACCAAGGATTCCGCATCACCAAAGCAGATCTAAACCGCTGGATGAAACTCCTCGAAAAACAAGGACAAACAGAGAAAGTTCTAGAG ATCCGTTGCTTTATGAACTGGAAACGCCTTGGCCTTTACTACTCTAGGATGAGAACGCCTCTTTGA
- the LOC108859071 gene encoding uncharacterized protein LOC108859071, whose product MGGCVSTPKSCVGSKLRSKRRKSRKRRKLQRKRGAAGSFDNNLDHPPNNLPTPSFRASGEEAWFESNVAFETDCDDDFHSVHDDDTSSLNGGERASDSSTITTSSTGDSDSNSNASMPRSKSDGGINDTDQPDFIDSSSSADEGGGALPSNCLPCLNPITVVPCVEKGRSLSSSPPSSRKKASLKLSYKWREGHASGALFLSKMQLKRPVAGSQVPFCPIDKKMLDCWTTIEPNSFRVRGKTYLRDKKKEFAASHAAYNPFGVDVYLSERKINHIAQYVKLPVTTPSTKLPSILVVNVQIPLYPTTIFQGETDGEGMNIVLYFKLSDNYSEEIPLHFQENIQRLINDEVEKVKSFPMDATAPFRERLKILGRVANVDDLHLSGPEKKLMQAYNEKPVLSRPQHEFYSGENYFEIDIDMHRFSYISRKGFETFIDRLKICVLDVGLTIQGNKPEELPEQILCCIKLNGIDFMNYHQLTQELL is encoded by the exons atgggagGTTGCGTGTCGACGCCGAAGAGCTGTGTGGGATCGAAGCTGAGGTCTAAGCGAAGGAAGAGTCGTAAAAGACGAAAGCTTCAAAGGAAGAGAGGAGCCGCCGGATCATTTGACAATAATCTCGATCATCCTCCCAACAACTTGCCCACTCCCAGTTTCAGAG CAAGTGGGGAAGAAGCATGGTTTGAATCCAATGTAGCATTTGAAACTGATTGTGATGATGATTTCCACAGCGTCCATGATGATG atACCTCGTCTTTAAACGGAGGTGAGCGTGCATCAGACTCCAGTACTATAACCACATCATCAACAGGAGACTCTGACTCAAACTCAAACGCATCCATGCCCCGGTCGAAATCAGACGGTGGCATAAACGACACTGACCAGCCTGATTTCATAGACTCATCATCATCTGCGGATGAAGGAGGAGGAGCCTTGCCTAGTAACTGTTTGCCTTGTCTGAATCCAATAACTGTTGTTCCTTGTGTTGAAAAAGGAAGGTCACTTAGCTCTAGCCCTCCTAGTTCAAGGAAAAAAGCGTCTCTTAAACTATCTTATAAATGGAGAGAAGGTCATGCTTCAGGGGCCTTGT TTCTTTCTAAAATGCAGTTGAAGAGACCAGTAGCGGGTTCTCAGGTTCCTTTCTGTCCAATCGACAAGAAAATGCTAGATTGTTGGACAACCATCGAGCCAAATAGCTTCCGTGTTCGTGGCAAAACCTATTTAAG ggaCAAGAAGAAAGAGTTTGCAGCTAGCCATGCAGCGTATAATCCTTTTGGCGTTGATGTTTACTTATCAGAACGTAAAATAAACCATATCGCACAATATGTCAAGCTTCCCGTTACGACTCCGTCCACGAAACTCCCATCTATCCTTGTTGTTAATGTTCAG ATTCCATTGTATCCAACTACAATCTTTCAAGGTGAAACTGATGGAGAAGGAATGAATATTGTTTTATACTTCAAACTTTCGGATAATTATTCAGAGGAAATCCCTCTTCATTTTCAAGAAAACATTCag AGATTAATAAATGACGAGGTTGAGAAAGTTAAAAGCTTCCCTATGGATGCAACGGCGCCTTTCAGAGAACGGCTGAAGATACTGGGACGTGTTGCCAACGTGGATGATCTGCACTTGAGTGGTCCAGAGAAGAAGCTGATGCAGGCTTACAACGAGAAGCCTGTTCTTTCGCGTCCGCAGCACGAGTTCTACTCG GGTGAAAATTACTTTGAGATTGATATTGATATGCATAGATTCAGTTATATATCACGGAAAGGATTTGAAACATTCATCGACAGACTCAAGATCTGTGTTCTTGATGTTGGACTCACAAttcag GGGAACAAACCAGAGGAGCTACCAGAGCAGATTCTGTGTTGCATCAAGCTAAATGGAATTGATTTCATGAACTATCATCAATTGACTCAAGAACTCTTAtga